ATTTCTAACAATACATAGCACCCTTATGTACAATATAAAGTGAAACTTTAATCAGCGGGGGCTTACTGCCCGTTAATGCGGGATAAATCGAGTTCTTTTAACTTTTACTGAATCTCGTTATGATTTTCAACCGCCCACTTCAACCTCTGCAGCATATATCCAATTCCTTTACAGCCTTCTAACGGATAGGAAATCATTTCTTCCGGATATAACTTTGTCACTACTTTTTTATGCTTCTTGCCTGCAAGCAGGACAATTTCATTAAAGTCTAATAATTTCTTTTCAATCATTTGTCTTTTTAGTTGTTCCATACTAATAATCTCATTACTTTTCGAATTAAAAGCAAGATCATAGTTTTTTTCTACTATATCAGTTGACAGTAAAAATCCATGTTTAGCTGATAAAATAACCCAGTGTGAAAAAAATTGCGAAGCATATGCTTGGCATGCTTTTCCGAATGGACTAATGTATACATCCTTTGCTTCTGTTGGTCCCTTATCAGGATACTGATCCCAGATTTTCTT
This sequence is a window from Bacillus pseudomycoides DSM 12442. Protein-coding genes within it:
- a CDS encoding DUF6884 domain-containing protein — encoded protein: MKRLCIIPCGKKKIWDQYPDKGPTEAKDVYISPFGKACQAYASQFFSHWVILSAKHGFLLSTDIVEKNYDLAFNSKSNEIISMEQLKRQMIEKKLLDFNEIVLLAGKKHKKVVTKLYPEEMISYPLEGCKGIGYMLQRLKWAVENHNEIQ